One genomic region from Skermania piniformis encodes:
- a CDS encoding choline/carnitine O-acyltransferase, giving the protein MTRTDQPGADPTAPLSDRTFGNEDRLPRVPLPTLEQSCARVVEWCAPLLTAEQLADTEQAVSQFLAPDSPAHALQAALVEYDATPGVASWLDDFWQSRYLGRRDRIALNANFFFLFNDTGENQVDRAAGLIAGAVDYKLRVDAETMPPAVARGVPQSMEQQKFLFSETRIPGAVQDTVRMPYTEAEPGPSTARHIAVSYRRNLFTMDVVGPDGVPYSLTDLAAGLSEVIRLGAEANPADAAVGALTTKARAEWAAARDGLLPANKDAFDAVETALFFLALDDLEPVDEQQASDHLLHGDAGNRWFDKSVSLIVFADGRAGINSEHLGLDGTTILGFVDFLLEKTSAEHAADAGARDQGTPAVSPVRFELTDAQRADIGAAAADFAQYAADMAYLGMDVAGFDAPRVKAMKVSPDGFVQMAYQLAHKRAKGFNGATYESIATRQFQNGRTEAMRVVTPQVLEFVAAMDDPAADDDTRRTTLRAAIDAHVARAKQCQSGAAPEQHLWELQLLQRRLIEQGRGAGLDAPLALYTSPGWTIMRDDYLSTSSAPSVNIQFFGFGSTSEQCIGLAYALLPARWNLYLSTPKRVEAQMQMFAQQLPIAANELAALLEA; this is encoded by the coding sequence ATGACTCGTACCGATCAGCCGGGCGCCGATCCGACCGCGCCGCTGTCCGACCGCACGTTCGGAAACGAAGATCGACTGCCCCGGGTGCCGTTGCCGACGCTCGAGCAGAGCTGCGCCCGGGTCGTCGAGTGGTGTGCCCCGTTGCTCACCGCCGAGCAGCTCGCCGACACCGAGCAGGCGGTGTCGCAGTTTCTCGCGCCGGACAGCCCCGCGCACGCGCTGCAGGCGGCACTCGTCGAGTACGACGCCACCCCGGGAGTGGCCAGCTGGCTGGACGACTTCTGGCAGTCGCGTTATCTGGGTCGGCGCGACCGGATCGCACTGAACGCCAACTTCTTCTTCCTGTTCAACGACACGGGCGAGAACCAGGTGGATCGAGCGGCCGGACTGATCGCCGGCGCGGTCGACTACAAGCTGCGGGTGGACGCGGAGACGATGCCGCCGGCGGTGGCCCGCGGGGTGCCGCAGTCGATGGAGCAGCAGAAGTTCCTGTTCTCCGAGACCCGGATCCCGGGAGCGGTGCAGGACACGGTGCGGATGCCGTACACCGAGGCCGAGCCGGGCCCGTCCACTGCGCGGCATATCGCCGTGAGCTACCGCCGCAACCTGTTCACGATGGATGTGGTGGGCCCCGACGGCGTGCCGTACAGCCTGACCGATCTGGCCGCGGGTCTGTCCGAGGTGATCCGGCTCGGCGCCGAGGCCAACCCGGCCGACGCCGCCGTGGGTGCGCTGACCACGAAGGCGCGGGCGGAGTGGGCGGCCGCCCGGGACGGTCTGCTGCCGGCCAACAAGGACGCCTTCGACGCGGTGGAGACGGCGTTGTTCTTCCTCGCGCTCGACGATCTCGAGCCGGTCGACGAACAGCAGGCCAGCGATCACCTGCTCCACGGGGACGCCGGCAATCGGTGGTTCGACAAGTCGGTGTCGCTGATCGTGTTCGCCGACGGCCGGGCCGGGATCAACAGCGAGCACCTGGGGCTGGACGGCACGACGATCCTCGGCTTCGTCGACTTCCTGCTGGAGAAGACCTCGGCCGAGCACGCCGCGGACGCCGGCGCCCGCGATCAGGGCACGCCGGCGGTGAGCCCGGTGCGATTCGAGCTCACCGATGCCCAACGCGCCGACATCGGTGCCGCGGCAGCCGATTTCGCGCAGTACGCAGCCGACATGGCGTATCTCGGGATGGACGTCGCGGGCTTCGATGCACCGCGGGTGAAGGCGATGAAGGTCTCGCCCGACGGTTTCGTGCAGATGGCGTACCAGCTCGCCCACAAGCGGGCCAAGGGTTTCAACGGCGCCACCTACGAGTCGATCGCCACGCGGCAGTTTCAGAACGGGCGGACCGAGGCGATGCGCGTGGTAACCCCCCAGGTGCTCGAGTTCGTCGCGGCGATGGACGACCCGGCGGCCGACGACGACACCAGGCGCACCACGCTGCGGGCGGCGATCGACGCGCATGTGGCCCGGGCCAAGCAGTGCCAGTCCGGTGCCGCACCGGAGCAGCATCTGTGGGAGCTGCAGCTGCTGCAGCGGCGGCTGATCGAGCAGGGCCGTGGCGCCGGACTCGATGCTCCGCTGGCGTTGTACACCAGCCCGGGCTGGACGATCATGCGCGACGATTACCTGAGCACCAGCTCGGCGCCGTCGGTGAACATCCAGTTCTTCGGGTTCGGCTCGACCAGCGAGCAGTGCATCGGCCTGGCCTACGCCCTGCTCCCGGCTCGGTGGAACCTGTACCTGAGCAC
- a CDS encoding class I SAM-dependent methyltransferase — protein MRSDPPAPTVRPSQEVPAPDPDAAKQSFDHVYTQPDPRAYYAELTKLGYCIPELAKPYFRKLIKDYRADRQVDTPTILDVGCSYGINAALLRCDTTMRELAEHYQTAESTGAAELAARDRAMVRSRSGIGDIRFIGLDASEPALDYARAAGFLDDALHADLEQADPTAAQRDQLADVDLVFSTGCIGYVTERTIGRVARAARRRPWMAHFVLRMFSFDAMRAELDRLGYQTEQVDGVFRQRRFADEREQEQVLETLGHSGIDPSGLESEGWFYAQLFISRPHPDAGAIEPSV, from the coding sequence GTGCGCAGTGACCCACCCGCCCCGACCGTACGACCGAGCCAGGAGGTGCCGGCGCCCGATCCCGACGCCGCGAAGCAGTCCTTCGACCATGTGTATACCCAGCCCGATCCGCGCGCGTACTACGCCGAACTCACCAAACTCGGCTATTGCATTCCGGAACTGGCAAAACCGTACTTCCGCAAGCTGATCAAAGATTATCGGGCGGACCGGCAGGTCGACACCCCGACGATCCTGGACGTCGGCTGCAGCTACGGGATCAACGCCGCCCTGTTGCGCTGCGATACGACGATGCGTGAGCTGGCCGAGCATTACCAGACCGCCGAGTCCACCGGCGCCGCCGAACTGGCGGCGCGCGACCGGGCGATGGTGCGCTCGCGCAGCGGAATCGGCGATATCCGGTTCATCGGGCTGGACGCGTCCGAGCCCGCGCTGGATTACGCCCGGGCGGCCGGATTTCTCGACGACGCACTGCATGCCGACCTGGAGCAGGCCGATCCGACTGCGGCACAACGCGACCAGTTGGCCGACGTCGACCTGGTGTTCTCCACCGGCTGTATCGGTTACGTCACCGAACGCACGATCGGTCGCGTCGCCCGGGCAGCGCGGCGCCGGCCGTGGATGGCCCACTTCGTGCTGCGGATGTTCTCCTTCGACGCGATGCGCGCGGAGCTGGACCGGCTGGGCTACCAGACCGAGCAGGTGGACGGAGTGTTCCGGCAGCGCCGGTTCGCCGACGAGCGCGAGCAGGAGCAGGTGTTGGAAACGTTGGGGCACAGTGGAATCGATCCCTCCGGGCTGGAGTCGGAGGGGTGGTTCTACGCACAATTGTTCATCTCCCGACCGCACCCGGACGCCGGTGCGATAGAACCTTCCGTATGA
- a CDS encoding HalD/BesD family halogenase codes for MGSAHTQVIDDVVDTHRYPLDDPGSAAWRAVVDRARAELGQDGCSVLPDFIRPELRAELRAQGAAVAPAAHYRVERVNAYNIPLDTVLPDDHPARLQMDRGNAFVARDQIPADALIHQLYTSAVFQQFVADCFQLPALYEYADPLAGLCLNVVSPGMSHPWHFDTNEFTVSMLTQRSESGGSFEYCPNIRTPATENFADIAAVLRGTGDRFVRQLELRPGDLQLFQGRFSLHRVTPVAGTTARHSAIFAYSDRPGVIGAVERTRQLFGRVLPAHHAAAAHAVRGDRLLD; via the coding sequence ATGGGAAGCGCGCATACCCAGGTCATCGACGACGTGGTCGACACACATCGATATCCGCTCGACGACCCGGGCAGCGCTGCGTGGCGCGCGGTGGTCGACCGCGCTCGCGCGGAACTCGGCCAGGACGGCTGCAGCGTGCTCCCCGATTTCATCCGGCCCGAGCTACGCGCGGAGCTCCGCGCGCAAGGTGCCGCCGTGGCGCCGGCCGCGCACTACCGGGTCGAACGGGTCAACGCCTACAATATTCCGCTCGATACCGTACTGCCCGACGACCATCCGGCCCGGCTGCAGATGGACCGGGGAAATGCCTTCGTCGCCCGAGACCAGATTCCGGCGGACGCGCTGATCCACCAGCTCTATACCAGCGCGGTGTTCCAGCAGTTCGTCGCCGACTGTTTCCAGCTGCCGGCGCTGTACGAGTACGCCGATCCGCTCGCCGGGCTGTGCCTCAACGTGGTGTCACCCGGCATGTCACATCCGTGGCACTTCGACACCAACGAGTTCACGGTCAGCATGCTCACCCAGCGGTCCGAGTCCGGCGGCAGCTTCGAGTACTGCCCGAACATCCGGACCCCGGCGACCGAGAACTTCGCCGATATCGCCGCGGTACTGCGCGGCACCGGTGACCGATTCGTGCGGCAGCTGGAGCTCCGGCCGGGGGATCTGCAGCTGTTCCAGGGTCGGTTCTCGCTGCACCGGGTCACGCCGGTCGCCGGGACGACCGCCCGGCATTCGGCAATCTTCGCCTACAGCGATCGACCGGGCGTGATCGGCGCCGTCGAACGCACCAGGCAACTGTTCGGCCGCGTGTTGCCCGCGCATCACGCTGCAGCCGCGCACGCCGTGCGCGGTGATCGCCTGCTGGACTGA
- a CDS encoding HAD family hydrolase, producing MDGTLLDSEKLWDVAVRELSVQLGGVMTDETRHALVGSAGPAALQIIFASVGREPTPAALTTATAWLENRVTELFARGIDWRPGAATALATVRAAGLRTALVTNTQRRLTEVALDTLDRAHFDVTVCGDEVVRGKPAPDPYRRAAELLDVPIGNCLAIEDSPTGVAAAEAAGCAVLAVPSEIAVPTGPGRTVRTSLRGLQLADLQRAYTS from the coding sequence ATGGACGGCACCCTGCTCGACTCGGAGAAGCTGTGGGATGTGGCGGTGCGCGAGCTGTCCGTGCAGCTGGGCGGGGTGATGACCGACGAGACCAGGCACGCACTGGTCGGCTCGGCCGGACCGGCCGCGTTGCAGATCATCTTCGCGTCGGTCGGCCGGGAGCCGACTCCGGCCGCACTGACCACGGCCACGGCCTGGTTGGAGAACCGGGTGACCGAACTGTTCGCCCGGGGCATCGACTGGCGGCCGGGCGCGGCGACCGCGCTGGCAACGGTCCGGGCCGCCGGTCTGCGGACGGCGCTGGTGACCAATACCCAGCGACGGCTGACCGAGGTTGCCCTGGACACGCTCGACCGAGCGCATTTCGATGTGACCGTGTGTGGCGACGAGGTCGTTCGCGGCAAGCCGGCACCCGACCCGTATCGGCGGGCGGCGGAGCTGCTCGACGTCCCGATCGGCAATTGTCTGGCGATCGAAGACTCACCCACCGGCGTCGCGGCCGCTGAGGCCGCCGGTTGCGCAGTGCTGGCGGTGCCCTCGGAGATCGCGGTGCCCACCGGGCCGGGCCGGACTGTCCGCACCTCGTTGCGCGGATTGCAGCTCGCCGATCTGCAGCGTGCCTACACCAGCTGA
- the metH gene encoding methionine synthase — protein MAIPIDPALFEAIDRRVVIGDGAMGTMLQAADLTLDDFVGLEGCNEILNDTRPDVLRSIHRAYFEAGADAVETNTFGCNLPNLADYDIADRIRELAEKGTRLAREVADEVGPGRDGMPRLVLGSMGPGTKLPTLGHAPFAALRDAYTEAALGMIDGGANAILIETCQDLLQVKAAVIGSRRAMTQRGRRLPIITHVTVETTGTMLVGSEIGAALTALEPLGIDMIGLNCATGPDEMSEHLRHLSRHARIPVSVMPNAGLPVLGAHGAEYPLGPAELAQALSGFVGEFGLALVGGCCGTTPEHIRQLADAVHAAPRGVRTPTPEPAVSSLYSAVPFAQDASILMIGERTNANGSKAFREAMLAADWQRCLEIAKDQTRDGAHLLDVCVDYVGRDGAADMAELAGRLATASTLPIMLDSTEIDVLRTGLEHLGGRCAVNSVNYEDGDGPESRFHTTMALVAEHGAAVVALTIDEEGQARTAAKKVQIAERLIADITGNWGLDESSIIVDTLTFTLGTGQEESRRDGIETIEAIRELKQRHPRVQTTLGLSNISFGLNPAARQVLNSVFMHECVEAGLDTAIVHASKILPMARIPEDQRTAALDLVYDRRRDDYDPLQTLMTMFEGVSAADARASRADELAALPLFERLERRIVDGDRNGLDTDLDQAMQTVPPLQIINETLLAGMKTVGELFGSGQMQLPFVLQSAEVMKAAVSHLEPHMEATDDAGKGRIVLATVKGDVHDIGKNLVDIILSNNGYEVVNLGIKQPIAAIVDAAVDKKADVIGMSGLLVKSTVVMKENLAELNARGMAEQFPVLLGGAALTRSYVENDLTEVYHGEVSYARDAFEGLRLMDAIMTRKRGGGTAPDSPEQLAAAEQAAERRARHERSKRIAERRKAAETPVQVPARSDVAELDAVPAPPFWGTRIVKGVALAEYRGLLDERALFLGQWGLRGQRGGAGPSYDELVETEGRPRLRYWLDRLATAGVLSHAAVVYGYAPVVSQGDEVIVLAEPTPDAVARFRFRFPRQQRDRFLGIADFVRSRERALATGTVDVLPLQLVTMGQPIADFANELFAANSYRDYLEVHGIGVQLTEALAEYWHKRVRADLGIAGDDPADVAEYFKLGYRGARFSFGYAACPDLDDRAALVEFLGADRIGVTLSEELQLHPEQSTDAFVLHHPEAKYFST, from the coding sequence ATGGCTATACCGATCGATCCGGCTCTCTTCGAGGCGATAGACCGACGGGTGGTGATCGGTGACGGCGCCATGGGCACGATGCTGCAGGCGGCCGATCTGACCCTGGACGATTTCGTCGGGTTGGAGGGGTGCAACGAGATCCTCAACGACACCCGGCCGGACGTGTTGCGCAGCATTCACCGCGCCTACTTCGAGGCCGGGGCCGACGCGGTGGAGACCAACACCTTCGGCTGCAATCTGCCGAACCTGGCGGACTACGACATCGCCGACCGAATCCGTGAGTTGGCCGAGAAGGGCACGCGACTGGCCCGCGAGGTGGCCGACGAGGTAGGGCCGGGGCGCGACGGTATGCCCCGGCTGGTGCTCGGGTCGATGGGCCCCGGCACCAAGTTGCCGACGCTGGGGCATGCCCCCTTCGCCGCGCTGCGCGACGCCTACACCGAGGCTGCGCTGGGCATGATCGACGGTGGCGCGAACGCGATCCTGATCGAGACCTGCCAGGACCTGCTCCAGGTGAAGGCGGCGGTGATCGGCAGCCGCCGGGCGATGACCCAGCGCGGCCGCCGCCTGCCGATCATCACCCACGTCACGGTGGAAACCACCGGCACGATGCTGGTCGGCAGCGAGATCGGCGCGGCCCTGACCGCGCTGGAACCGCTCGGGATCGACATGATCGGGCTGAACTGCGCTACCGGCCCGGACGAGATGAGCGAGCATCTGCGGCACCTGTCGCGGCACGCTCGGATCCCGGTGTCGGTGATGCCGAACGCCGGTCTGCCGGTACTGGGCGCCCACGGCGCGGAGTATCCGCTCGGTCCGGCCGAGTTGGCGCAGGCGCTGTCCGGGTTCGTCGGCGAGTTCGGCTTGGCGCTGGTCGGGGGATGCTGCGGGACGACACCCGAGCACATCCGGCAGCTCGCCGACGCGGTCCACGCCGCACCGCGTGGGGTCCGCACCCCGACTCCGGAGCCGGCGGTGTCCAGCCTGTATTCGGCGGTTCCGTTCGCCCAGGACGCATCGATACTGATGATCGGCGAGCGCACCAACGCCAACGGTTCGAAAGCCTTCCGCGAGGCGATGCTGGCCGCGGATTGGCAGCGTTGCCTGGAGATCGCCAAAGACCAGACCCGCGACGGTGCGCACCTGCTGGACGTCTGCGTCGACTACGTCGGCCGGGACGGCGCTGCCGACATGGCCGAGCTGGCCGGCCGCCTGGCCACCGCATCCACGTTGCCGATCATGCTGGATTCCACCGAGATCGACGTGCTCCGCACCGGGCTCGAGCATCTGGGTGGGCGGTGCGCGGTGAACTCGGTGAACTACGAGGACGGCGACGGGCCGGAGTCGCGCTTCCACACCACGATGGCGCTGGTCGCCGAGCACGGCGCCGCCGTGGTCGCGTTGACCATCGACGAGGAGGGCCAGGCCCGCACCGCCGCAAAGAAGGTGCAGATCGCCGAGCGGCTGATCGCCGACATCACCGGCAACTGGGGTCTGGACGAGTCGTCGATCATCGTCGACACGCTCACCTTCACGCTGGGCACCGGCCAGGAAGAGTCCCGCCGCGACGGCATCGAGACCATCGAGGCGATCCGCGAGCTGAAACAACGGCATCCGCGGGTGCAGACCACGTTGGGCCTGTCCAACATCTCGTTCGGGTTGAACCCGGCGGCGCGGCAGGTGCTGAACTCGGTGTTCATGCACGAGTGCGTCGAAGCCGGGCTGGATACCGCGATCGTGCACGCGTCGAAGATCCTGCCGATGGCCCGGATCCCGGAGGATCAGCGCACCGCCGCGCTGGATCTGGTCTACGACCGGCGGCGGGACGACTACGACCCGCTGCAGACGTTGATGACCATGTTCGAGGGGGTGTCGGCGGCGGACGCGCGGGCCTCCCGCGCCGACGAGCTGGCGGCGTTACCCCTGTTCGAGCGGTTGGAGCGGCGGATCGTGGACGGCGACCGCAACGGCCTCGATACCGATCTGGACCAGGCGATGCAGACGGTGCCACCGCTGCAGATCATCAACGAGACCCTGCTGGCCGGGATGAAGACGGTCGGCGAGCTGTTCGGGTCCGGGCAGATGCAGCTGCCGTTCGTGTTGCAGTCCGCCGAGGTGATGAAAGCCGCCGTATCGCATCTGGAACCGCACATGGAGGCAACCGACGACGCCGGCAAGGGCCGGATCGTGCTGGCCACGGTGAAGGGTGACGTGCACGACATCGGCAAGAACCTGGTGGACATCATCTTGTCCAACAACGGCTACGAAGTGGTGAATCTCGGAATCAAACAGCCGATCGCGGCAATCGTCGACGCCGCCGTGGACAAGAAAGCCGACGTGATCGGCATGTCCGGCCTGCTGGTCAAGTCGACCGTGGTGATGAAGGAGAACCTGGCCGAGCTGAACGCCCGCGGGATGGCGGAGCAATTCCCGGTGCTACTCGGCGGGGCCGCGCTCACCCGGTCCTACGTGGAGAACGACCTGACCGAGGTCTATCACGGCGAAGTCAGCTACGCCCGTGACGCTTTCGAGGGCTTGCGGCTGATGGACGCGATCATGACCCGCAAGCGCGGCGGCGGCACTGCTCCGGACAGCCCGGAACAGCTCGCCGCGGCGGAGCAGGCCGCCGAGCGTCGCGCCCGGCACGAACGATCCAAGCGAATCGCCGAGCGCCGCAAGGCGGCCGAGACCCCTGTGCAGGTGCCCGCCCGCTCCGACGTCGCCGAACTCGACGCGGTGCCGGCGCCGCCGTTCTGGGGAACCCGGATCGTCAAAGGGGTCGCGCTGGCCGAGTACCGTGGCCTGCTCGACGAGCGCGCGCTGTTCCTCGGTCAGTGGGGTCTGCGCGGCCAGCGCGGGGGAGCCGGGCCGAGCTACGACGAGCTGGTCGAGACGGAAGGCCGACCGCGGCTGCGGTACTGGCTGGACCGGCTCGCGACCGCGGGGGTGCTGTCCCACGCCGCGGTGGTGTACGGCTACGCGCCGGTGGTGAGCCAGGGCGACGAGGTGATCGTGCTTGCCGAACCCACACCGGACGCGGTGGCCCGGTTCCGGTTCCGGTTCCCCCGCCAGCAGCGAGACCGGTTCCTCGGCATCGCCGACTTCGTCCGCTCCCGCGAGCGCGCGCTCGCGACCGGCACGGTGGACGTGCTCCCGTTGCAGTTGGTCACGATGGGACAGCCGATCGCCGACTTCGCCAACGAGCTGTTCGCGGCGAACTCCTATCGTGACTATCTCGAGGTGCACGGGATCGGGGTCCAGCTGACCGAGGCGCTGGCCGAGTACTGGCACAAGCGGGTGCGCGCCGATCTGGGTATCGCGGGCGACGACCCGGCCGACGTCGCCGAGTATTTCAAGCTCGGTTACCGCGGCGCCCGGTTCTCCTTCGGCTACGCCGCCTGCCCGGATCTGGACGACCGCGCGGCGTTGGTGGAGTTCCTCGGCGCGGACCGGATCGGGGTGACGCTCAGCGAGGAGTTGCAGTTGCATCCGGAGCAATCCACCGATGCGTTCGTGCTGCACCATCCCGAGGCGAAGTATTTCAGCACGTGA
- a CDS encoding PAC2 family protein, whose protein sequence is MSGSDYAESPDPDLPTLRDPILVAAFEGWNDAGDAASGAVEHLELIWDAAPLAELDSEDYYDYQVNRPTVRLVDGVTREIQWPSTMLSVCSPPGSERDVLLLRGVEPNMRWRSFCDDLLEFVEQLGVTSVVILGALLADTPHTRPVPVTGTAYSRSAAERFNLEETRYEGPTGITGVLQDECVKAGVPAVSFWAAVPHYVSQPPNPKASIALLRRVEDVLDIEVPLGELPEQAENWEQAVSEMTAEDEDIAEYVRTLEERGDAEFDVSEAMSKVDGDEIAAEFEKYLKRRGRPGSFGL, encoded by the coding sequence GTGAGCGGTAGCGACTACGCGGAAAGCCCCGATCCGGATCTGCCCACCCTGCGCGATCCGATCCTGGTAGCGGCTTTCGAGGGCTGGAACGATGCCGGCGACGCCGCCAGCGGTGCGGTCGAACATCTGGAGCTGATCTGGGACGCTGCGCCGCTGGCCGAGCTCGACTCCGAAGACTACTACGACTACCAGGTCAATCGGCCGACCGTGCGGCTGGTCGACGGGGTGACCAGGGAGATCCAGTGGCCGTCGACCATGCTCTCGGTATGCTCGCCGCCCGGCAGTGAACGGGACGTATTGCTGTTGCGCGGCGTCGAGCCGAATATGCGGTGGCGCAGTTTCTGCGACGATCTGCTGGAGTTCGTCGAGCAGCTCGGCGTGACCTCGGTGGTGATCCTGGGGGCGCTGCTCGCCGACACGCCGCACACCCGGCCGGTGCCGGTCACCGGCACCGCATACAGCAGGTCCGCGGCCGAGCGGTTCAACCTGGAGGAAACCCGCTACGAAGGTCCCACCGGAATCACCGGGGTACTGCAGGACGAGTGTGTGAAGGCCGGTGTGCCCGCGGTGTCGTTCTGGGCTGCGGTACCGCACTACGTGTCGCAGCCGCCCAACCCGAAGGCCTCGATCGCGTTGTTACGCCGCGTGGAGGACGTACTCGACATCGAGGTGCCGCTCGGGGAACTACCCGAGCAGGCGGAGAACTGGGAGCAGGCGGTGTCGGAGATGACCGCCGAGGACGAGGACATCGCGGAGTACGTCCGCACACTGGAAGAGCGCGGCGACGCGGAGTTCGACGTCTCCGAGGCGATGTCGAAGGTCGACGGAGACGAGATCGCGGCGGAATTCGAGAAGTACCTCAAGCGCCGGGGCCGACCCGGATCTTTCGGTCTGTGA
- a CDS encoding enoyl-CoA hydratase-related protein, translating to MRIANPSRAIRRARTRLVADPPIGSDPIGPAPVVPHQLGTDPIPAEPAPVPPVVHVLFLVTAVDGLTQRAALALREMGHTVRVVVVSDTDDLTQAMAAADFELIICPYPTVTVPEPIRRRYPTVGLYPGPPGDRGLSSLDWALMNGETTWGVTAFAAGAGSAEGPVLAARSFGIGVARKSSIYKGPVADAAVECVREVVAGFTDPEFRPMSLPPVPLQSEFAGRKRSVMSQATRAFHWTDGPERICRTIRAADGSPGVLAELANYVLYVYDAHPDGPVDAAPGTIVAKQYGALRVAAGDTGSVWIGHARLSGEDRIKLPATLALPDVAAMVPTRSAPSGYPGVHYRREGAVGHVSFSFYNGAMSTEQSRRLTRALLTAARDDTGVILLTGGTDYFSNGIHLNVIEDAVDPAHEAWENVVAINGVARAILECRSKVIVAAFTGDANAGGAMLPLGADVVVARAGVVLNPHYATMGLFGSELHTYTLPERVGGQVAARLTRECLPISARQALRIGLVDQIGPRNPAQFQDWLSALAQHYAGDAWQATMATKTLRLDDADPVINSCERFELGQTMADLFDDRGGFAARRHAFVR from the coding sequence TTGAGGATCGCCAATCCCTCCCGCGCCATCCGCCGCGCGCGGACCCGGCTCGTCGCCGATCCCCCCATCGGGTCGGACCCGATCGGCCCGGCACCGGTGGTACCGCACCAGCTCGGCACCGACCCGATCCCGGCCGAACCGGCCCCTGTTCCGCCCGTCGTCCACGTGTTGTTCCTGGTCACCGCCGTCGACGGGCTGACTCAACGCGCCGCGCTCGCCCTACGGGAAATGGGGCATACGGTGCGGGTGGTCGTGGTGTCCGACACCGACGACCTGACCCAGGCGATGGCCGCTGCCGACTTCGAGCTGATCATCTGCCCGTATCCGACGGTGACCGTTCCCGAGCCGATCCGGCGCCGTTACCCCACCGTGGGGCTCTACCCGGGTCCGCCGGGCGACCGCGGACTCAGCTCGCTCGACTGGGCGCTGATGAACGGTGAGACCACCTGGGGAGTAACCGCTTTCGCCGCCGGAGCCGGTTCGGCGGAAGGTCCGGTACTGGCCGCGCGAAGCTTCGGCATCGGCGTGGCGCGCAAATCGTCGATCTACAAGGGCCCGGTCGCGGACGCCGCCGTCGAGTGTGTCCGGGAGGTGGTGGCCGGGTTCACCGACCCGGAGTTCCGGCCGATGTCGTTGCCCCCGGTCCCGTTGCAGTCGGAGTTCGCCGGCCGGAAACGGTCGGTGATGTCTCAGGCGACGCGCGCATTCCACTGGACCGACGGGCCCGAGCGGATCTGTCGCACCATCCGGGCGGCCGACGGGTCCCCGGGCGTGCTTGCCGAGTTGGCGAACTATGTGCTCTACGTCTACGACGCGCACCCGGACGGCCCGGTCGACGCGGCGCCGGGGACGATCGTGGCCAAACAGTACGGCGCCCTGCGGGTGGCGGCCGGCGACACCGGCAGCGTCTGGATCGGACATGCGCGGCTGTCCGGCGAGGATCGGATCAAGCTACCCGCCACCCTCGCACTGCCCGATGTGGCGGCGATGGTGCCGACCCGAAGTGCGCCGTCGGGCTATCCGGGCGTGCATTACCGCCGTGAGGGTGCGGTCGGGCACGTGTCGTTCTCCTTCTACAACGGGGCGATGAGCACCGAGCAGTCGCGGCGACTGACCCGGGCGCTGCTCACCGCTGCTCGAGACGACACCGGAGTGATCCTGCTCACCGGCGGGACCGACTATTTCAGCAACGGCATCCACCTGAACGTGATCGAGGACGCGGTCGACCCGGCGCACGAGGCCTGGGAGAACGTCGTCGCGATCAACGGGGTGGCCCGGGCGATCCTGGAATGCCGGAGCAAGGTGATCGTCGCCGCCTTCACCGGCGACGCCAACGCCGGCGGTGCCATGTTGCCGCTCGGGGCCGACGTGGTGGTGGCCCGCGCCGGCGTGGTGCTGAACCCGCACTACGCCACGATGGGCCTGTTCGGCTCCGAACTGCACACCTACACGCTGCCGGAACGGGTGGGCGGCCAAGTTGCGGCGCGGCTCACCCGGGAGTGCCTTCCGATCAGTGCCCGCCAAGCCCTGCGGATCGGCCTGGTGGACCAGATCGGCCCGCGCAATCCGGCCCAGTTCCAGGACTGGCTTTCCGCGCTTGCCCAGCACTACGCGGGTGACGCCTGGCAAGCCACGATGGCGACGAAGACACTCCGGCTCGACGACGCCGACCCGGTGATCAACTCGTGCGAGCGGTTCGAGCTCGGTCAGACGATGGCCGACCTCTTCGACGACCGCGGCGGATTCGCCGCGCGGCGGCACGCCTTCGTTCGCTGA